The nucleotide sequence GCGCCGACCGCTGTCATCGCCTTCAACGACCGCTGCGCCGTCGGGGTGATCAGCCAGGCCCGCGTCCTGGGCCGGTGCGTGCCCGAGGACCTGTCGGTGGTCGGCTTCGACGACTCCGAGCAGGCGTCCCTGCCCTACCTCGACCTCACCACCCTGGCCCAGGACCCCTGCCTGCTCGCGCACACCGCCGTGGACCTGGCGCTGCGCCGCTTGGATGCGACGGCTGAGAACACCGCGGTGACCGGCGAGCACGTGGTGCTCCCCGCCCAGCTGGTCACCCGCACCAGCACCGCACCCGTCCCCGCTGCCCCCTGAGGCGGCTCCCTCGCCACTCCGGCCCAGGACCGGGCAGGCGGCACTTGCGGGACGGGGCCCTTCCGCACCGATCAGGAACCCCGCCTGTCCCCCGATGAACGGACTACACGGGGCCCCCGACGAGGTCGTGCCGGGGCACGCTGCGCTGCACGAGCAGGTACGGGGCCCACAGCAGGGCCGCGGAGAGGACGGTCAGCCCGAAGCCGACCATCGCGGTCCGCTCGGCAGCCGGCCCCATCTCCACGCTGCCCACCAGCACCGAGAAGGAGATGACCACCAGCAGAAGCCAGCACACCAGCCCGTGGAACCAGCGCAGGCCACGGCGCAGCGGCAGGAAGAAGAGCGCGGCCGCCGGCAGGACCACGAGGAGCTCCAGCGGCCAGACGGCGGCGGGCAACCACCCGTGCTGCACCAGGTAGGGCAGCAGGAAGCCGGCGCTCAGGGCGTACATGCCGGCGAACCATGCACCGAGGATCCAGTGCCGGCCGGTGGGCCGCTGACGCGCCTCCCGCAGCGCGGGGTCCCGGCGCTCCGCCTGCTCCTGGACCTGCGCGGCGTTCTGATGCCAGCGGTTCTCCAGCCGGATCGTGTTGTCCAGCCACCCGCCGGTGGCGGGGAACGGGATGACCTCTTCGGTGGTCGCGAGGTGCTCGAGCTGGGCCTCGGGGCCGAGGTAGGCCTCGCCCTTCCACGAGAGCGGCCGGGCGGTGTAGCCCAGTTCCACGCCGTGCTTCCGCAGCGCCGCGATCCAGACGTCGACCGCGGGGTCCTTGTGCGAGGAGAAGGGGACGCTCGTGATCCGGCGGCTCCCGTCCTGGTCGAACAGGATGTGCAGGACGGGGGCCGTCTCGGTCAGTGTTCCGCCGCCGTTCTCGACGAGGATCGTGCGGCGCAGGATCCGGTAGGAGGCCACGACGGAGGCCACGGCCTCCCACGGGATGGCCCGGCGGACCGGTGCGTCGGCGCCGAAGGTGTTCCACTCGGTCGTCTCGATGCCGGTCTCGCGCAGGGTATAGGTCGAGCGGTGGCGGGCGTGCCAGGCTCCCCTGCGCACCAGGTCCACCGTCCTGACCAGGAGCAGGACCCCGGCCGCCACGAAGACCAGAGTGAACAGCAGCCACGGGTTCCAGAACGCGATCATCAGCCAGACGGGGACGCCGATGAAGAGCGCGACGATGGCCGCGACGAAGAACAGGCCGACCACCGCAGCGCCGCGCCAGAACAGGTCCTCCCGCTGCTCGCTCTGGACGTGGACGACCGGACTTCCGGTCACGGCGGTCCGGGAGACGGGGTGGGGATCCGGTGTCACGACAGGTGCTCGCTCTCGGTGCAGGGGCGGGTGCGTCCCGGGCAGGGGTGTTCCGGCGCTCTCGGAGCCTATCGGGGACCAGGGCTCGGGGCGCTGACCCGACACGGCGCCGTCCCGTCGCCTCCGCCCGTCCGGAGAGCGCACGCAGAAGGGCGGGGAGCCTCCGGAGGCTCCCCGCCCTTCGCGAGAGTTCTAGTTGCGCGAGCTGCCGGTGTTCGTGCCCTCGCCGGAGTCGTCCCGGTGGTAGAGGTACTCGTTGCCGTGCTCGTCCTTCTCCACGTAGAAGTGTTCCTGGACCTCCTGGTACCAGGTCTGGGCGGCCTCGCTCATCCTCTCGCCCTCCTGCGCCTGGGCCAGCCGGTCCCCCGGCCCGTAGACGCGCATCGCGATGGCGTTGAGCCGGTCGAGGATGCGGTGCTGCTGCTCGCCGTCCCGGTTGGTGTTCTGCCTGTTCCGCGCCATGACGTCCCCCGTTGCCGACTGTGATGGTGATCACCAGTCTAGCGCCCGGGTGCCGGCAAGGACCGGGCCCACCGGCGGGTGTGACGCCGGTGGGCCCGTACGGTCCCTGGTGTCCGGGCGGCTACTCGACGTCGCGGATCTGCTTGAGGGAGCCGGTGCTCGTGCGGTACTCCCGCACGTAGTCGGGCTGCTCCGGGTGCTCGATGGCCGGGGCGTTGGCCGGCTCCGAGCCGTGCACGTAGTCCGGGGCCACGACGATCTCCTCGTCCACCTCGGCGCCGGTGGAGGTGCGGCGGCGGAACTCCTCGGGCGGCAGCACCCGGCGCCACTGGCGGGTGGGCAGGACGCCCACCTCCCCGGCGTCCTCGCGCAGGGCCCGGAGCAGCGAGTAGATCATCACGTACCCGAGCATGAAGAACGGCAGGCCGATGAGGATCGCCACGTTCTGCAGCGCGGCGAGCCCGGTGGCGCCGGTGGCGGTCAGCAGGATCGCGGCGATGAGGCCGATGGCGACGACCCAGAACACGCGCTGGTGCACCGGGGACTCCTCCTCGTGGCCGCTGCCCATGGTGTCCATGACCAGGGCGGCCGAGTCGATCGAGGTGATGAAGAACAGCACCACGATGAGCACGCCCACGGCGGAGGTGACGGTGGAGAACGGGAAGTTCTCGAGGAAGACGAACATCGCGCCGGGGATGTCGCCCTCGTCGACGACGGCCTCCACGAGCCCGCCCCCGCCGTTGAGCTCGATGTCGAACACGCCCATGCCGAAGATCCCGAACCAGATGACGGAGAACAGCGTGGGGAAGGCGAGCACCCCGGAGACGAACTGGCGGATGGTGCGGCCGCGGGAGATGCGGGCGATGAAGATGCCCACGAACGGGGACCACGTGATGGTCCACGCCCAGTAGAAGACGGTCCAGCCGCTCTGCCACCCGGTGTCCGCGAGCGAGTCGTTCCAGAAGGCGAGCGCCGGGAGCATCGACAGGTACGTGCCGGCGGACTCGACCATGCCCTTGAGCATCAGCACGGTGGGCCCGGAGACGAGGATGAAGACCAGCAGGGCGATCGCGATGAGGATGTTGGTGTTGGACAGCCGCTTGATGCCCCGGTCGAGGCCGAGGGCCACGGAGACCGAGGCGACGAGGCTGACGGCGGCGATGATGAGGATCTGCGACAGCGCCGACTCGGAGATGCC is from Kocuria rosea and encodes:
- a CDS encoding BCCT family transporter; its protein translation is MLNRLHDSLRLRTSPTIFFGSALVIAAFVVLTLVFTEFMDAVFADGSTWVIEQLGWFYILGVTVFLLFLIYLMVSRFGQVRLGADDERPQHTNLSWFSMLFAAGIGTILMFWAVAEPVNHFANPPRQGVEPASMEAATEAMGFTLYHFGLHTWTIFTLPALAFGYFMYKRNLPPRVSSMFQPLLGERIHGPVGRLIDILAIVGTLFGVAVSIGLGTMQINSGLARLFGISESALSQILIIAAVSLVASVSVALGLDRGIKRLSNTNILIAIALLVFILVSGPTVLMLKGMVESAGTYLSMLPALAFWNDSLADTGWQSGWTVFYWAWTITWSPFVGIFIARISRGRTIRQFVSGVLAFPTLFSVIWFGIFGMGVFDIELNGGGGLVEAVVDEGDIPGAMFVFLENFPFSTVTSAVGVLIVVLFFITSIDSAALVMDTMGSGHEEESPVHQRVFWVVAIGLIAAILLTATGATGLAALQNVAILIGLPFFMLGYVMIYSLLRALREDAGEVGVLPTRQWRRVLPPEEFRRRTSTGAEVDEEIVVAPDYVHGSEPANAPAIEHPEQPDYVREYRTSTGSLKQIRDVE